The Drosophila yakuba strain Tai18E2 chromosome X, Prin_Dyak_Tai18E2_2.1, whole genome shotgun sequence DNA segment TCCACACTGGACTTACCAGCGCGGGCGTATCTCCTTGAACCACCACTGCTGGTAGCTATCGTTGACATCGCAGTGGCCCAATGACAATTGCTGCGTGGCCGGGTGCAGGGCCATGCACTTCTTGTGGACGCGGTGCATCAGATGCTTCGTGTGCTCGTTGTACTGCCAAGGACCGTCGACAGTACCCAGGCGACACACGGCCAGCTTGATGCCCTGCCGATCGGCCTCCACGCAACGCTCGCCGACGCCCAACTGCCCGGCGGCATTGAGCCTGACCAGTTGATTGTTTCCTCCGCCATGGCAGTATGTGAGGCCCATAATGGCGGGCGGCTGATGGCCCATGGAGTCCAGGCATCCGTCGGAGGCCACCGAGCGCAGCTCGCCCCAGTGCAGATTGGCCGGCAGGCCAGGGAACTTGTCATAGACATCGTAGGCGATGTGGTCCATAAACCACTGGAAGCTCTTGCAGTTCAGCCGCTTCTTCAGCGCCAATTGCTCGCTAATATCGCCCATATCCAGGTAACGCGCAAGCGGCTCGCGCGTATAGAAGTACTCCTTGTGCGTATCGTCGAACCACGTCTCGATGACGCGCTTGTAGTTGATCGTGATCAGTGGACCCTTCTTCTTGCTGGCCAGCTTGCCGAAATTGTAGGGCATGAAGCCGCGATAGACATGACCGACGCGTGAGCAGGGCACCCACTCGATGCTGCCGCCACACTGCCAGATCTTGAAGCTCAATTCGAAGTTCTCGCCACCCCAGACCAGCAGACCCGGATCGTAGGCGCCCAGCTCCAGGAAGTACTCCCTATTGATGGCGAACAGGCCGCCGGCGTGCGTGGGACTGCGATAGGGTTCCGAGTTGTGAGCACGGCGGCGCTGCTCGCGACGTGGCACCTCGTTCTCCTTGTACAGCATGCCCCATTCGAAGATGCCGCGGAAGTGGTTGTCCGTCCCATAAACCGGTCGGTACTCAAAGTTCTTGTGGTCAATGCCATCGATAATGGGCACTGTCATTACAGTGCGATCCCGGTAGATGGGGGCCAGCAGTGGCGGCAGCCAGTTGGTGTTTACCTCGCAATGGGCGTCCAAGAAGACGATCACCTCACCTGCGGGAAGCAAAGCCGTTTAGTGTTTGTGTGGATATTTAAAAGGATGTGGCTTATTATGATGATTAAAAGGACACATATGTGCTTGCCTTTAATTTGTATGCATCATGTTTATGCTGAATTgattttttcaaattgaaGCAGATTAAAATGATAGTCTACTATACTATTTTGCTGAAATAGtgtaaatgaaattcaatGCGTCTGCAGATTAAGTGATTATCATTGCCATAAAGCGGAACGTGAATTTATCATCAATGAAAATTCCAAATAGCTGACGTTCAGCGTTTGATGCAAACATCttaagatacaaaaaaaaaactttttttttccatataaCACGTTCGTTGAACTATGCGATAAGCTGTCTTGAGTTATGCAAGAACATGCGCATGCATATGCATAAATGAGATATGTAATAGACGCACCTGTAGCCTCCATGGCGCCCCTGGATCTCGTCCGGATGAGACCCTCGCGCTCCTTGTTCCTGATGACTTTCACCAGCCCCTTGAACTGCTGCACATACTCGTCCAGCTGGCTGCGCAGGTTCTCCTTGTCGGAGAAATCGTCCACCAGTATGATCTCGTGCAGCATGTGCGTGGGCGAACGGTCGATGACCGAGTGCACTGTGCGCATCAGCACCGAGAAGCCCTCGTTGTGGAAGACAATGATGACACTGGTGCGCGGCAGATCGAAGGGGTAGTCCCAATGGCGGCACTCCTCGAGCCGCGTGTCCCGCACCGAACGGTGCATCGATATTTCGTCGGAGCAGGCGATGTTCATGCCGTACTCCATCTCGGAGGCGTCCGACATGTGCTTCTTCTCGGGCGACAGGCTGTGGGCCTCGCCATTCTCGCCGGGTCCGCTACGTGGCTTCACATCTTTCGGCTCAAAGTTGCCAAGGCCTGAAAAACGCAAAAATCGAATTGTGAGTGTGGCGCATGCAAATGACTATGCAAGCCTACAgcaattgtttaaatattggCCGACTCACTGTATGCGCTTGCAGAAGGTGTGTGGGTTATAATTTTAGACTTATGCGTAAAGGTGGGGCTTTTAAGCCCAATAATATGCCTTCATCTACCCATCTTATGTTCTATATGGAAAATTCTATCACCAGAATGAATTTCAGTGGCTCTAAATGATTAGCATTTGGTACAAAAGACTTAAGACACACTGCGTAGTAAAAGTGCTATGGGAATGTCTTTTTTGAGATTCTATTCTCACTCTATCCGAATTTGATAGTTGGTTAGAGCCATTACAAAGCCGGTTTTGGAGAATTTATAATGAAATACGATAAATACTTTAAAGGGGTTCGGAATGAACTGTACGATAGGTTGGAAAAGGTTATCCTTTAACCTCCAACGACACATTACTCATGCCCAACGTGGTCATAAAGTCTTCTTTGAAGACTATATCGTATACTTAACGAGTATTAATTGGTTTGGCCAAGAAAAAGCCGGTTTAAAGTGATATATAGACAAAGATTACGGCTGTGCCAGCAGTCTTCCCTCACAATTTGTTTACGACCCTAACTATTCTATATCCCTAGTCCTGATAAGAGCCCTCCGAAGTTTAATGATACAATGAGTCAGGAGTCAGGAGTATTAATGGCAAGGGTCACGTTGTCAGTGAGACATCCTATTCCTTATCCTGCTCTACAACATCATTATGATGTTCTCTGTACTCTAGGGTACGAAAAAGCTATCCTTGATTCTATAGCCACTTACCATCGACCAGCTTGGGCACCTCCCGGGGCCTGCCCTCCAGTCGCTGGTGGGCGAACTTGGGTCCGCCGAAGCGCGTGTGATACGCCTCCTGGACGCGTTTGTGATGATCGCTCCAGTTGGCCAGCAGAtacagcagtggcagcagcaccAGGAGGCACAGTGCCAGCCGGCATATCCGACCGCTGCGGATGGTGCTAACGCGCATCTCTTCTAATTACTAATTTCCGATGCCGATTCCCAGTGTCAGATTCTGGTTACAATATTCCAAATCTGTTGACGTGTCTAGGTGGCCAGAAAGAAGAAGCACGGCACGGGAGACGGGTGACGGGGAGCGGGGCGCGGGGAAAGGTGGCCAGAAAGCAGAAAGAGAACAAAAGAACCACTTTCggttcggattcggattcgagAGATGCCGCTGAATGATCAAAGGCGCCCCGCCGATAATGACAAGTGCTGGGGCAAGAAGCTGACTGGAGTCCAACACCTCGTCCACCTGGTGGTTGCTTTAAGTCGGAGCGGAGCAACTTGCCGGCGAAAAGGCGCCGCTGGCTTTGAGCAAATTGCGAGTGCAGGTGCACGAATATTCGCGGTgcaaacgtaaacaaaaaatggtaGAAAACGATGTTCAACTGGTAACAACGCGTTATgccgtttttttttatcaccGCGCAGGCGTTACGCCTAAATTAGGCACCAGCAGCGATAGGCGGCTAGGCGATAACAAAGGGTGGTGAAAATGGAGCTACtttatgtatgtgtgtaaTATTACTTGAAACGCTAACTGAAAAGTATATCGAAATGCTTGCTACTTTTAGGTAACTATTTGACTTGCCACAgttttattcaaaataaaataagcttAAGCTCTGCGACATTCCACATTAGCTGGCTGTCATCGATAACGGGTGCAATCGATAACTCCTTTGTTTATTCCAGGGCgcaaatttgtaaatttaactACATAAATGGGCTCACGTCAACTGCACTTTGCTGTATTTGGGTCATGCGGCTTCGAGTCGGACACGCTGGTGGAGATTTCCGGCACCGGCAACTGTGGCAAAAGCCTGGTGCTCCAACAATTGGTGGCCCATTGCTTGGCGCCCTACAACTTCGGTGGTCGCCAGTGGAACGTCCTGCTCATCAATCTGAGTCACAAAATCAACCGGGAATCTCTCGTCAAGAGCATTAAAATGGAGCTGAAGGCGTACTCTCTTGGGGAAGAGGTAGCCCAGAATTGCCCTacggaggagcagctggccGAGATTGCCGCCGAGTGTGTGAGTCGCGTGCGATTCCTCAACTGTTTCTCCAATGATGATGTTTCCACCTCGTTAATCGACGCCCGCTATGCGATTATCAATGATCCTGGCATACAACTGGTGGCCATGGACACACTCAGCGAATTCTACTGGCTGGACGACCTAAAGTTAAGCAAGAGAATGTCCATGTACCGCCACTATCGATTGCTCCTGGCGCGCCTGGAGAAGCTCTGCAAGGACGCCATCGTTTGCGGAATGTACACGGTGGAGTCTGTGTTCCTGGAGAACCGCTTTGGCGATAACCTGCCGGAGACTTGCATAAAGTACCATGGCAGGATGCAGAAGATTCAGGGCCAGATCCTCTTGAATGGACTGCCGCTGTCCTTCAGCAATGGTCTTCATTTAGATACAAAAACAGCTGAACAGGAAATTACATAGGAATTATTTAGTTAGGAGACCATAACACTTggttaaaataatattactaATTTTCTGCAAAATAATCCTATGAACTGATAGAAGTAAAAGAAAGTACATAGTACAagttaaaaaattgtatataaaaattgtatgtaaAAATGTACTATAAAATTAGGTTCCCTTTAGAGTTTAGAAATGGAATTTGTTATTGTGTCTGTTTTAGAAAATTTCAAGGAAAGGAGATGAGTCAGAAATCTGTGCAACTATTTAGGCTAACAAATGGGAGACCCCAATTTGTGATGTGATCAATATAAGTTATAACGCCTACATTATTTAGATAGTTACATAATCTAATATACATAACTAGTTCAAACAAAGAGAAAATAGCCCATTAAAGCTAGAAGGAAACGCTATAGACAAGGTCGCTTTTATGACTTATTCCATTcagtaatatatttaatattatatatcagTAATATtatcttaattaaaaaaaatacaacagtTCTTTAAAATTGTGTTGAAACCTTCACTatgttcttttttgtttttgaagaAGGCCAACCCTACCAGAATTATACTTAAAACTAATGATTTCTAAAAGCTATACATAAGTAAGGTGGTTTTGTTTAgcagtgttttttttctttgttttttttttttttttgttctttttgtttatcatTTCTTAGCATTTTAAGAAGAAGCAATATggtttgcaattaaaatgggGGGCTTTTAAATGTTATCCGCCGATTGATTTTTGATAGTGCTTAAAAGCCGGTAAATGAGTagaaattattaaatacaatcattaatttaaatgtaatttcaataaataattatttgtttaaatacgATTATTTCCTTCATGGCTTAGTCACAAACATTAAGACATTTGAATTCAATCAACGCTGTTCAACGCTCTTTGTTCTAACCCTATTTACATGTGTGTTCCTCGAGTACCTTTGTACAAACATCACATTTAACCTGGCAACACCAGTGAAATTTGCAATTGCAGCGCTCATTAACTATAATGTTCTTTGTATTATAGCCCCGGCCGCAGCAGAGGATGGCACAGCTCTCCAATCCCGACGAGTTTTTGTGGCACACACGTCCGTGTGTTCCCGGCCAATGCAGCGCGTAGCTATTGCGGCACCAATCGGGGCTTTCGTCTAGGTAAATAAGATCGTGAGCGGTCGGCACCTTGAATTGCAAGTCCTTGATCTGGAGGCGTCCGCGCTTGTTGATCTTCACCTTGGTGGCGCCCTCGTACTTCTCCCGCAGATAGTCGCCAATCTCCCGGATGGAGGACAATTGCTGCCAGCAGGTAATCAGGCTGCACGAACCGGACACTCCGTGGCACTTGCATGTTATCCTGGCCTTCTTGATCACCGCCCGCCGTCCGGCTTCATTGTTGTGCAAGTTCATCAGGCTCCTGGCCTTGATAGTTGCCGTGCTGCGCGGCAGAATGCCGCCATCCTTGTAGCTCTCCTTGATGCCATTCCTCGGATAGGCGGGCGCATCGGCGGCAGCCCTCTGGTTTTTCCGCTTCTTCTTGCGCGGCTGCTGCTCGCCCTTGAAGAACTTGGTGTTGACAATCTCCTGCTTGATCTTCTCCTGCAATTTAATCATCTCCTGCTCGTCTATCTTGGATGTTAGTATCTCCTTGGTGATGCGCTGCTCCAGTTCCAATAAGTGCTGATCGAAGTTTTCATTGAGTACGTGACTGTTTTCAGCCTCAGTGCTTTTTCTAACATTTCTCACTACCAAACTTGTATCGTTTTTAGCATCTACATTTTTGTTACGTTTAATACCTATGTTAAAAGCATTCGTGTCATCGGAATGCATGCGATTCTTGTTAATCTCCTCGCGTTTTCTCTTAACGCCACGGGTCTCGCGATTTGTCTCCTTCTCCCGCGAATCAATAAAGTCCGTGGCGAACTTGTAGGCGAACTCCAGGTTGTCGCCACAGCCGCCCCACTTCCAGTCGTCGTGGAGCTGCTTGGGTCGACTGCCGCgggagcagctgcaggaggCCAGCTGCCCATCCCGGCAGGCGCGTGCTATGAAGCTGGTCACGGTGGCCGCGGCCAGGGCGTGAATGAAGGCCATTTCGGGAGCGGCCAGGCTGGTCATGGGACCAAATACGGTCTCATCGTTCGTTGTACTGCAGTTCCAGCGGCGATTCTTGAACTGAAACTGGCACTCCTGGATGGCGGCACGGGCACCCCGACTTATGGCCGGCATCACGCTGGTGTGCTTAACACATTGCTTCTTTTGGCTGTTGCTTAGGCCTATTGCGCTATAGCAGTTATTGGGATTAAGATCGATTGTCTCCGAGTATGCGTCTACAGTGGGCGTCGTGTCATTGTGATGACCGTTCGCGGAGCCAGCTGCTCCATGCTCCTCCATGCTCTTG contains these protein-coding regions:
- the LOC6525800 gene encoding protein Wnt-5 isoform X2, translating into MDQKQIILLDEDTDENGLPASLTDEDRKFIVPMALKNISPDPRWAATTLSPSASQPNAKAISTIVPSPLAQVEGDPTSNIDDLKKHILFLHNMTKTNSNFESKFVKFPSLQKDKAKTTGAGGPPPNPKRPQRPIHQYSAPIAPPTPKVPVPDGGGGVGGAGGGGGVGAAAYNPGEQPIGGYYQNEELANNQSLLKPTDTDTHPAAASGNHGQKNPSEPQVILLNETLATETSLEADRSPSINQPKAGSPLRTTKRPPCLRNPESPKCIRQRRREEQQRQRERDEWFRGQSQYMQPRFEPIIQTINNTKRFAVSIEIPDSFKVSSEGSDGELLSRVERSQPSISSSSSSSSSTRKIMPDYIKVSMENNTSVTDYFKHDVVMTSADVASDREFLIKSMEEHGAAGSANGHHNDTTPTVDAYSETIDLNPNNCYSAIGLSNSQKKQCVKHTSVMPAISRGARAAIQECQFQFKNRRWNCSTTNDETVFGPMTSLAAPEMAFIHALAAATVTSFIARACRDGQLASCSCSRGSRPKQLHDDWKWGGCGDNLEFAYKFATDFIDSREKETNRETRGVKRKREEINKNRMHSDDTNAFNIGIKRNKNVDAKNDTSLVVRNVRKSTEAENSHVLNENFDQHLLELEQRITKEILTSKIDEQEMIKLQEKIKQEIVNTKFFKGEQQPRKKKRKNQRAAADAPAYPRNGIKESYKDGGILPRSTATIKARSLMNLHNNEAGRRAVIKKARITCKCHGVSGSCSLITCWQQLSSIREIGDYLREKYEGATKVKINKRGRLQIKDLQFKVPTAHDLIYLDESPDWCRNSYALHWPGTHGRVCHKNSSGLESCAILCCGRGYNTKNIIVNERCNCKFHWCCQVKCDVCTKVLEEHTCK
- the LOC6525798 gene encoding N-acetylgalactosaminyltransferase 7 encodes the protein MRVSTIRSGRICRLALCLLVLLPLLYLLANWSDHHKRVQEAYHTRFGGPKFAHQRLEGRPREVPKLVDGLGNFEPKDVKPRSGPGENGEAHSLSPEKKHMSDASEMEYGMNIACSDEISMHRSVRDTRLEECRHWDYPFDLPRTSVIIVFHNEGFSVLMRTVHSVIDRSPTHMLHEIILVDDFSDKENLRSQLDEYVQQFKGLVKVIRNKEREGLIRTRSRGAMEATGEVIVFLDAHCEVNTNWLPPLLAPIYRDRTVMTVPIIDGIDHKNFEYRPVYGTDNHFRGIFEWGMLYKENEVPRREQRRRAHNSEPYRSPTHAGGLFAINREYFLELGAYDPGLLVWGGENFELSFKIWQCGGSIEWVPCSRVGHVYRGFMPYNFGKLASKKKGPLITINYKRVIETWFDDTHKEYFYTREPLARYLDMGDISEQLALKKRLNCKSFQWFMDHIAYDVYDKFPGLPANLHWGELRSVASDGCLDSMGHQPPAIMGLTYCHGGGNNQLVRLNAAGQLGVGERCVEADRQGIKLAVCRLGTVDGPWQYNEHTKHLMHRVHKKCMALHPATQQLSLGHCDVNDSYQQWWFKEIRPRW
- the LOC6525799 gene encoding DNA repair protein XRCC2 encodes the protein MGSRQLHFAVFGSCGFESDTLVEISGTGNCGKSLVLQQLVAHCLAPYNFGGRQWNVLLINLSHKINRESLVKSIKMELKAYSLGEEVAQNCPTEEQLAEIAAECVSRVRFLNCFSNDDVSTSLIDARYAIINDPGIQLVAMDTLSEFYWLDDLKLSKRMSMYRHYRLLLARLEKLCKDAIVCGMYTVESVFLENRFGDNLPETCIKYHGRMQKIQGQILLNGLPLSFSNGLHLDTKTAEQEIT